One region of Vidua chalybeata isolate OUT-0048 chromosome 26, bVidCha1 merged haplotype, whole genome shotgun sequence genomic DNA includes:
- the KAT7 gene encoding histone acetyltransferase KAT7 produces MQRRKRNAGSSSDGTEDSDFSTDPEHTDSSESDGTSRRSARVTRSSARLSQSSQDSSPVRNAPAFGPDEPVYSTRRVTRSQQQPAPVTPKKYPLRQTRSSGSETEQAVDFSDRDTKNAADHDESPPRTPTGNAPSSESDIDISSPNVSHDESLAKDMSMKDSGSDLSHRPKRRRFHESYNFNMKCPTPGCNSLGHLTGKHERHFSISGCPLYHNLSADECKVRAQSRDKQIEERMLAHRQDDNNRHATRHQAPTERQLRYKEKVAELRKKRNSGLSKEQKEKYMEHRQTYGNTREPLLENLTSEYDLELFRRAQARASEDLEKLRLQGQITEGSNMIKTIAFGRYELDTWYHSPYPEEYARLGRLYMCEFCLKYMKSQTILRRHMAKCVWKHPPGDEIYRKGSISVFEVDGKKNKIYCQNLCLLAKLFLDHKTLYYDVEPFLFYVMTEADNTGCHLIGYFSKEKNSFLNYNVSCILTMPQYMRQGYGKMLIDFSYLLSKVEEKVGSPERPLSDLGLISYRSYWKEVLLRYLHNFQGKEISIKEISQETAVNPVDIVSTLQALQMLKYWKGKHLVLKRQDLIDEWIAKEAKRSNSNKTMDPSCLKWTPPKGT; encoded by the exons ATGCAGCGCAGGAAG AGGAACGCGGGCAGCAGCTCGGATGGAACGGAGGACTCGGATTTCTCCACGGATCCCGAGCACACGGACAGCTCCGAGAGCGACGGCACCTCCCGCAGATCCGCCCGCGTCACCCGCTCCTCGGCCCGGCTCAGCCAGAGCTCCCAGG ACTCCAGCCCGGTGCGGAACGCGCCGGCGTTCGGGCCGGACGAGCCGGTGTACTCCACGCGGAGGGTGACCcgcagccagcagcagccggCTCCTGTCACCCCCAAGAAGTACCCGCTGCGACAGACCCGCTCCTCCGGCTCCGAGACCGAGCAGGCCGTGGACTTCTCTGACAGAG aCACCAAAAACGCGGCGGATCACGACGAGTCGCCGCCCCGCACGCCCACGGGGAACGCGCCGTCCTCGGAGTCCGACATCGACATCTCCAGCCCCAACGTGTCCCACGACGAGAGCCTGGCCAAGGACATGTCCATGAAGGACTCGGGCAGCGACCTCTCGCACCGGCCCAAGCGCCGCCGCTTCCACGAGAGCTACAACTTCAACATGAAGTGTCCCACTCCTGGCTGCAACTCCCTGG GACACCTGACCGGGAAGCACGAGCGCCACTTCTCCATCTCGGGCTGCCCTCTCTACCACAACCTCTCAGCAGATGAGTGCAAG GTGCGAGCGCAGAGCCGGGACAAGCAGATTGAGGAGCGGATGTTGGCCCACAGGCAGGATGACAACAACAGGCACGCCACCAGGCACCAG GCCCCCACAGAGAGGCAGCTGCGGTACAAAGAGAAGGTGGCTGAGCTCAGGAAGAAGAGGAACTCGGGGCTCAGcaaggagcagaaggagaaatACATG GAGCACAGGCAAACCTATGGCAACACCAGGGAGCCTCTCCTGGAGAACCTGACCAGCGAGTACGACCTGGAGCTGTTCCGCAGGGCTCAGGCCCGCGCCTCCGAGGACCTG gagaagctgaggctgcaggggcAGATCACTGAGGGCAGCAACATGATCAAGACCATCGCGTTCGGGCGCTACGAGCTGGACACGTGGTACCACTCGCCCTACCCCGAGGAGTACGCGCGCCTCGGGCGCCTCTACATGTGCGAGTTCTGCCTCAAGTACATGAAGAGCCAGACCATCCTGCGCAGGCACATG gccAAGTGTGTCTGGAAGCACCCCCCGGGGGACGAGATCTACCGCAAGGGCTCCATCTCCGTGTTCGAGGTGGACGGCAAGAAGAACAAG ATCTACTGCCAGAACCTGTGTCTGCTGGCAAAGCTTTTCCTGGACCACAAAACCCTTTATTATGATGTGGAACCCTTCCTCTTCTATGTCATGACGGAGGCTGACAACACTGGCTGCCACCTGATCGGGTATTTCTCCAAG GAGAAGAATTCCTTCCTCAACTACAACGTGTCCTGCATCCTGACCATGCCCCAGTACATGAGACAAGGCTATGGCAAAATGCTCATTGACTTCA gCTATTTGCTGTCTAAAGTAGAAGAAAAAGTTGGCTCCCCAGAGCGTCCCCTGTCTGACCTGGGCCTGATCAGCTACAGGAGCTACTGGAAGGAAGTTCTGCTGCGGTACCTGCACAACTTCCAGGGCAAGGAGATCTCCATCAAAG AGATCAGCCAGGAGACCGCCGTGAACCCCGTGGACATCGTCAGCACCCTGCAGGCCCTGCAGATGCTCAAGTACTGGAAGGGCAAACACCTGGTCCTCAAGAGACAG gaCCTGATTGATGAGTGGATCGCCAAGGAGGCCAAGAGGTCCAACAGCAACAAGACCATGGATCCCAGCTGCCTGAAGTGGACCCCTCCCAAGGGCACCTAA
- the SLC35B1 gene encoding solute carrier family 35 member B1 encodes MRPPGAPRDVALEVPPALSGPAATMGASAAAGLPERLRLPVCFLGVFACYFYYGILQESITRGRYGEGAKQEKFKYALTLVFIQCVINAAFAKLLIRLVDAARPDRTRGWLYGACSLSYLGAMVSSNSALQFVSYPTQVLGKSCKPIPVMLLGVTLLRKRYPPAKYLCVLLIVAGVALFLYKPKKGTGDTEHVFGYGELLLLLSLTLDGLTGVSQDHMRAHYQTGSNHMMLNVNLWSTLFLGAGILFTGELWEFLSFTERYPSIISNILLFGLTSALGQSFIFMTVVYFGPLTCSIITTTRKFFTILASVVLFANPISPMQWVGTVLVFLGLGLDAKFGKGVKKTSH; translated from the exons aTGAGGCCGCCCGGGGCGCCGCGGGATGTGGCGCTGGAGGTGCCGCCCGCGCTgagcggccccgccgccacCATGGGAGCgagcgcggccgcggggctgcCCGAGCGCCTCCGCCTGCCCGTCTGCTTCCTCGGCGTGTTCGCCTGCTACTTCTACTACGGCATCCTGCAGGAGAGCAT CACCCGGGGCCGCTACGGGGAGGGCGCGAAGCAGGAGAAGTTCAAGTACGCGCTGACGCTCGTGTTCATCCAGTGCGTGATCAACGCCGCCTTCGCCAAGCTCC tgATCCGCCTGGTGGACGCGGCGCGGCCGGACCGCACGCGGGGCTGGCTCTACGGGGCCTGCTCGCTGTCCTACCTGGGCGCCATGGTGTCCAGCAACTCCGCCCTGCAGTTCGTCAGCTACCCCACCCAG GTCCTGGGCAAGTCCTGCAAACCCATCCCAG TGATGCTCCTGGGGGTGACCCTGCTGCGGAAGAGGTACCCCCCAGCCAAGTACCTGTGCGTGCTGCTCATCGTGGCGGGGGTGGCCCTGTTCCTCTACAAGCCCAAAaaagggacaggggacaccgaGCACGTCTTTGGCTACggggagctgctcctg CTGCTGTCGCTGACCCTGGACGGGCTCACGGGGGTGTCCCAGGACCACATGAGGGCTCACTACCAGACGGGCTCCAACCACATGATGCTCAACGTCAACCTCTGGTCCACGCTCTTCCTGGGGGCAG GGATCCTGTTCACGGGGGAGCTCTGGGAGTTCCTGAGTTTCACGGAGCGTTATCCCAGCATCATCTCCAACATCCTCCTCTTCGGCCTCACCAGCGCCCTGGGCCAG AGTTTCATCTTCATGACCGTGGTGTACTTCGGGCCCCTGACCTGCTCCATCATCACCACCACCCGCAAGTTCTTCACCATCCTGGCCTCCGTGGTGCTCTTTGCCAACCCCATCAGCCCCATGCAGTGGGTGGGCACCGTCCTGGTGTTCCTGG GCCTTGGGCTCGATGCCAAATTCGGGAAGGGGGTGAAGAAGACGTCGCATTGA